The Spirosoma radiotolerans genome has a window encoding:
- the mutY gene encoding A/G-specific adenine glycosylase — protein sequence MNWQSDSNGIRTTFAPILEQWYALHKRDLPWRHTVDPYRIWLSEIILQQTRVAQGKPYYERFVEAYPTVVDMAQADERELLRLWQGLGYYSRARNLHQTARYVTDKLAGKFPDTYHDLLKMKGIGTYTAAAIASFAFGERVPVVDGNVYRVLARVFGITEDITTTAAKKTFASLAMQLIQSANDPATYNQAIMEFGAIHCTPVAPDCLLCPVQQQCAAFLTGRQHLLPVKSKKAPVRERFFNYFIFRHNGRLALRERTTRDIWQNLYDFHLQETDEPKTALRDIPLADLVGQIIQEGVLVAPPVESVQLLSHQRIRAKFYLIDVPDALANSLPIDLQWYLPTEISKLPKPVLITNYLDQQFG from the coding sequence TTGAATTGGCAATCAGACTCTAACGGTATCCGAACCACGTTTGCACCCATACTGGAACAGTGGTATGCGTTGCATAAACGAGACCTTCCATGGCGCCATACCGTTGATCCCTATCGCATTTGGTTGTCGGAAATAATTCTCCAGCAAACCCGCGTTGCGCAGGGAAAACCGTATTATGAACGCTTTGTCGAAGCCTACCCAACGGTAGTGGATATGGCCCAGGCTGATGAGCGGGAGCTGCTCCGCCTTTGGCAGGGACTCGGTTATTACTCCCGCGCTCGAAACCTTCACCAGACTGCCCGCTATGTAACTGATAAATTGGCCGGTAAGTTTCCGGATACCTACCATGACCTCTTGAAAATGAAGGGAATAGGTACGTATACCGCAGCCGCCATAGCTTCATTTGCGTTCGGTGAGCGAGTGCCTGTGGTTGATGGAAACGTGTATCGAGTATTGGCACGTGTGTTTGGGATTACCGAAGACATCACCACGACGGCGGCCAAGAAAACGTTTGCTAGCCTGGCCATGCAACTGATTCAATCGGCTAATGATCCAGCCACCTATAATCAGGCAATCATGGAGTTTGGGGCCATTCATTGTACGCCCGTTGCGCCCGACTGCCTTTTGTGTCCGGTTCAGCAGCAATGTGCCGCTTTTCTGACCGGTCGGCAGCACCTGCTGCCCGTTAAATCGAAAAAAGCACCTGTGCGTGAGCGGTTTTTCAATTACTTTATTTTCAGACACAATGGCCGCCTGGCTCTTCGGGAGCGAACTACCCGCGACATTTGGCAAAATCTCTATGATTTTCACTTGCAGGAAACCGATGAGCCAAAAACTGCGTTGCGAGACATACCATTAGCCGATCTGGTTGGCCAGATCATTCAGGAGGGCGTCCTGGTTGCCCCGCCCGTTGAATCGGTACAATTATTGTCCCATCAACGAATACGGGCTAAATTTTACCTGATTGATGTGCCGGATGCGTTGGCTAATAGCTTGCCGATTGACTTACAATGGTATTTGCCAACGGAGATAAGTAAACTACCTAAGCCTGTTTTGATTACAAACTATTTGGACCAGCAGTTTGGATAA
- a CDS encoding phytanoyl-CoA dioxygenase family protein: MTSILTKLKTVAKQVLRPEQKAKYITEFAYDSLPWIDKSDADIDAFVKQFPAAKELPYDLGEKLLFWRENGYVILGQAIPTEWLDQLWREIEELIEHHEKYQTQVRIDLPEYQANPVQPVKDVPKSVLNGPFLKFNDFHDNSVIGKKIMLHKNIVTFLEAVFGDKVIAMQSLLFKYGSQQPTHQDFAYVVSEIPSHLAAAWIALEDVHIDSGPLSYYPGSHKIKKFDFGNGIFFNGKSTLNPNDFAKYLDAACQRAGLKKKTLLIKKGEVLIWHAALAHGGEEIRNPAQTRKSYVCHYSSEKAYKHHRQSPTTEPVRRTMNGADVFVNPTMPDQEDIFDQGKMM; encoded by the coding sequence ATGACCAGTATTCTTACTAAATTGAAAACTGTTGCCAAACAGGTATTGCGTCCAGAACAAAAAGCGAAATATATTACAGAATTTGCCTATGATTCATTGCCCTGGATCGACAAGAGCGATGCTGACATTGACGCTTTTGTCAAGCAGTTTCCGGCAGCCAAAGAATTACCATATGATTTAGGTGAAAAACTACTATTCTGGCGCGAGAACGGATACGTCATTTTGGGGCAGGCTATCCCAACGGAATGGCTCGATCAGCTTTGGCGCGAAATTGAAGAATTGATTGAGCACCACGAAAAATACCAGACTCAGGTACGTATCGACCTGCCAGAATACCAGGCCAATCCGGTGCAGCCCGTAAAAGATGTTCCTAAATCTGTGTTGAACGGGCCGTTTCTCAAATTCAACGATTTCCACGATAATTCGGTGATTGGCAAAAAGATAATGCTTCACAAAAATATCGTTACTTTTCTGGAAGCTGTGTTTGGTGATAAAGTAATTGCTATGCAGAGCTTGTTGTTTAAATATGGCAGCCAGCAACCAACGCATCAGGACTTTGCTTATGTAGTCTCAGAAATTCCCAGCCACTTGGCCGCTGCCTGGATAGCCCTTGAGGATGTACACATTGATTCAGGGCCGCTATCGTATTATCCAGGTTCGCATAAAATCAAGAAGTTTGATTTTGGCAATGGTATCTTTTTCAACGGTAAATCAACGTTGAATCCGAATGATTTTGCCAAGTATCTCGATGCTGCCTGTCAGCGGGCCGGACTCAAGAAGAAAACGCTGCTTATCAAAAAAGGGGAGGTCTTAATCTGGCATGCTGCTTTAGCACACGGCGGGGAGGAAATTCGTAATCCAGCTCAAACCCGAAAGTCTTACGTATGCCATTACTCGTCAGAAAAAGCCTATAAGCATCATCGTCAAAGCCCGACCACTGAGCCTGTACGGCGTACGATGAATGGTGCCGACGTGTTCGTTAACCCAACAATGCCTGATCAGGAGGATATATTTGATCAAGGCAAGATGATGTAA
- a CDS encoding single-stranded DNA-binding protein, translating to MASLNKMTIIGNLGADPEVRYLDGGAVVATFNVATTEKYTNRNGEKVEQTEWFRVELWNEQAKVAEKYLKKGNSVYVEGRLRTELWTDKEGKERTSLRVRANTMQLLGSPNDGRQDEPSYEAPRQQAAPTQPASAPRQPAAPTPRQQPVQRREPEPVPFESNSSDDDLPF from the coding sequence ATGGCAAGTCTTAATAAGATGACAATTATCGGTAACTTGGGAGCTGATCCTGAAGTACGTTATCTGGACGGCGGAGCTGTCGTCGCTACGTTTAACGTGGCAACTACCGAAAAATATACCAATCGGAATGGCGAAAAAGTGGAGCAAACCGAGTGGTTTCGGGTTGAGCTATGGAATGAACAGGCTAAAGTAGCTGAGAAATACTTAAAGAAAGGCAATTCAGTATACGTTGAAGGCCGTTTACGGACGGAGTTGTGGACAGATAAAGAAGGTAAAGAGCGGACTTCGTTACGCGTGCGGGCAAACACCATGCAACTGCTGGGTAGTCCAAATGATGGCCGTCAGGATGAGCCCTCGTACGAGGCTCCCCGGCAGCAGGCAGCGCCGACACAGCCAGCCAGCGCTCCCCGTCAGCCAGCAGCTCCAACCCCACGTCAGCAGCCAGTGCAACGTCGGGAGCCCGAACCAGTACCCTTTGAGAGCAATAGTAGCGATGACGATTTACCGTTCTAA
- the gldE gene encoding gliding motility-associated protein GldE — MDLSDPLPRQVLLATDGWGTYFDLYGPYTALILLLLTLAGLVSASEAAFFSLSPDDRASCRDSHLADDQRIASLLERPKRLLASLVIFNNLLNIAIVVIVTYLTWEFSQTSQGLGWVLPVVTLATTIAIVLFGEIVPKVYASQNNLTVARKTASLAKIGLAVFRPLAMVLVNLSNQVDRRIERKGYKLSVEELSQAVELTGTNATVEEKEILKGIVNFSNLTARQVMRARLDISAVEDDLTFSELMEQINASGYSRVPVFHESLDQIEGILYIKDLLTHIHQDDSFNWQSLLRPAFFIPENKKVDDLLQDFQKRRVHMAVVVDEYGGTRGLVTLEDIIEEIFGEINDEFDDEAPLGYRREDDSSVVFEGKIPLTDVCRVLNVDATTFEAVQGDSESLGGLLLELFNHLPKPGEEITCAGFLFQVLSADDKRINEVRVKKSNQNIEAG; from the coding sequence ATGGACCTTAGTGATCCTCTTCCTCGACAGGTGCTCCTGGCCACAGACGGCTGGGGCACCTATTTTGATTTATACGGCCCCTATACGGCGCTTATTTTATTACTGCTTACGCTGGCTGGTTTAGTATCAGCTTCCGAAGCAGCCTTCTTCTCGTTATCGCCTGATGATCGGGCTTCCTGCCGGGATAGCCATTTGGCCGATGACCAGCGTATTGCCAGCCTTCTCGAACGGCCAAAAAGGCTTCTGGCTTCGCTGGTGATCTTTAATAACCTATTGAATATAGCTATTGTCGTTATTGTCACCTACCTGACCTGGGAGTTCTCCCAAACATCGCAGGGGCTGGGCTGGGTATTGCCTGTTGTCACATTGGCAACCACCATTGCCATTGTATTATTTGGGGAAATAGTACCTAAAGTATATGCTAGTCAGAACAACCTGACTGTGGCGCGTAAAACGGCATCGCTGGCAAAAATCGGTCTGGCCGTATTTCGGCCGCTGGCTATGGTTTTGGTTAATTTGAGCAATCAGGTTGACCGTCGAATTGAACGCAAAGGCTATAAATTGTCCGTTGAAGAGTTGAGTCAGGCCGTTGAATTGACGGGCACGAACGCTACAGTTGAGGAGAAAGAAATCCTTAAAGGAATTGTTAATTTCAGCAACCTGACGGCCCGTCAAGTGATGCGTGCCCGATTGGATATTTCTGCGGTTGAGGACGATCTGACATTTAGTGAACTCATGGAGCAGATTAATGCATCAGGCTACTCTAGAGTACCCGTTTTCCATGAATCGCTCGACCAGATCGAGGGTATCTTATACATCAAAGATTTGTTAACGCACATTCATCAGGATGATTCGTTCAACTGGCAATCATTGCTGCGGCCAGCATTCTTTATTCCGGAAAACAAGAAGGTGGATGACCTCTTGCAGGACTTTCAAAAACGCCGTGTGCATATGGCTGTTGTGGTTGACGAATACGGTGGTACGCGGGGGCTGGTTACACTGGAAGATATTATTGAAGAAATATTTGGTGAGATCAACGACGAGTTCGATGACGAAGCTCCTCTTGGCTACAGGAGGGAAGATGACAGTTCGGTCGTCTTTGAAGGGAAAATACCACTTACCGATGTATGTCGGGTCTTAAATGTCGACGCAACCACATTTGAAGCCGTTCAAGGCGATAGTGAATCACTTGGCGGATTGCTGTTAGAGCTGTTTAACCACTTGCCTAAACCTGGTGAAGAGATTACCTGCGCTGGATTTCTCTTCCAGGTTTTATCCGCAGATGATAAACGCATCAACGAAGTACGGGTCAAAAAAAGTAACCAGAACATAGAGGCTGGTTAG
- a CDS encoding LuxR C-terminal-related transcriptional regulator produces the protein MNQVDSREELTKKFAIRRRDFSILVAQSELFNCEVLSQLLKEQGYNVVGRAVEMEDTLQQIRVKRPQCVILEAEISGQQSFGIVEQMQQSNQQTKFILYTRNSDLRMVANAMQIGFFGFLYATDGLDELYRCFQTVSNGGCYYSNGFMNLLKGYGVDVISDSTRAELSRLTQREREVLRMIANGHTATDIADKLNISYRTAVNHKAHIAKKLQLNSCRQLPKYGIAVKNYL, from the coding sequence ATGAATCAAGTAGACAGTCGTGAAGAACTCACAAAAAAGTTCGCGATTCGGCGACGGGACTTCTCAATCCTCGTTGCCCAATCTGAGTTATTTAATTGCGAGGTTTTGAGTCAGCTATTGAAAGAGCAAGGCTATAATGTTGTAGGCCGGGCGGTTGAGATGGAAGACACATTACAGCAAATCAGAGTGAAGCGCCCGCAGTGTGTAATTCTGGAAGCGGAAATTTCAGGTCAGCAGAGCTTTGGGATTGTTGAGCAGATGCAACAATCGAATCAGCAAACAAAGTTTATCCTGTATACCCGCAATTCTGATTTGAGAATGGTAGCTAATGCTATGCAGATTGGCTTCTTTGGGTTTCTGTATGCTACAGATGGCCTGGATGAGTTGTACCGCTGCTTTCAGACGGTTAGCAATGGGGGCTGTTATTACAGTAATGGCTTTATGAACTTGCTGAAAGGGTATGGCGTAGACGTGATCTCTGATTCTACCCGTGCCGAACTCAGTCGCCTGACCCAGCGTGAACGGGAAGTATTACGCATGATTGCAAATGGGCATACTGCCACTGATATTGCTGATAAACTGAATATTAGCTATCGGACGGCTGTAAATCACAAAGCACACATAGCTAAAAAACTCCAGTTGAACAGCTGCCGTCAGTTACCAAAATATGGTATAGCGGTTAAAAATTACTTGTAA
- a CDS encoding Rne/Rng family ribonuclease, producing MSNELVISSTQKGDRIALLQNKRLLEYHEEELDSSFTVGDLYLGTVKKLSSGLNAAFVDVGHEKDGFLHYQDLGPNINSLNKLVKDVIAKRVTTGRLNANQLEPVIEKIGKIDKVLTKNAPILVQIVKEPISTKGPRLSCDISIAGRYLVLVPFSDGVNLSKKITDRAERSRLMRLMSSLKPKNFGVIVRTVAQDKDVEELDRDLQNSLAKWDQAIKSLADAKPRDRILGEMNRASSILRDMLNESFESITVDTRESFDEIRDYIHTIAPDKEKIVKLHTGKTKVFEALGLEKQLKSLFGRSVSLPGGGYLIIEHTEALHVIDVNSGNKSNSEEDQEATAVSVNREAAKEIARQLRLRDMGGIIVIDFIDMKKAENKKLLQDIMRDEMKPERSKFTILPLTKFGLMQITRQRVRPEMNIVTREVCPTCGGTGTIQASVLVTDVIENNLDYILTKQNERGISISMNPFLYAYYTKGIYSKQVQWYMKYKVWVKLVKDTSLGIVNFKFFNKSGEEIEVGTNG from the coding sequence GTGAGTAATGAATTAGTTATCAGTTCGACTCAGAAAGGTGATCGGATTGCGCTCTTGCAAAACAAGAGATTGCTGGAGTATCACGAAGAAGAGTTAGACAGCAGCTTCACCGTTGGCGATCTATACTTAGGAACAGTCAAAAAATTATCCTCGGGCCTCAACGCAGCGTTTGTTGATGTTGGTCACGAAAAAGATGGTTTCTTGCACTATCAGGACTTGGGGCCGAATATTAATTCGCTCAACAAGCTGGTCAAAGATGTAATTGCCAAGCGCGTCACTACCGGACGGCTCAATGCGAATCAATTGGAGCCCGTTATCGAAAAAATTGGGAAAATCGATAAGGTACTGACGAAAAACGCGCCCATTCTGGTTCAGATAGTTAAAGAACCTATCTCAACCAAAGGTCCACGCCTTTCCTGCGACATTTCTATTGCCGGACGCTATTTAGTTCTGGTGCCCTTTTCAGATGGCGTAAACCTATCTAAAAAAATTACTGACCGTGCCGAGCGGTCGCGGTTGATGCGGCTGATGTCGTCGCTTAAACCCAAAAACTTTGGCGTTATTGTCCGGACTGTCGCCCAGGATAAAGACGTTGAAGAACTCGACCGAGACCTGCAAAACTCACTAGCTAAGTGGGACCAGGCCATAAAGTCCCTGGCCGATGCCAAGCCCCGCGATAGAATACTGGGCGAAATGAACCGTGCTTCGTCAATTTTACGGGATATGCTCAACGAATCATTTGAGAGTATTACTGTAGATACGCGCGAGTCATTTGACGAAATCAGAGATTACATTCACACGATTGCCCCCGACAAGGAGAAAATTGTTAAACTTCACACGGGTAAAACGAAGGTTTTTGAAGCATTAGGGCTCGAAAAACAGCTAAAATCGTTATTTGGCCGATCTGTTAGTTTACCAGGCGGTGGTTATTTGATTATTGAGCATACCGAAGCGCTGCACGTTATTGATGTAAACAGCGGCAATAAATCAAATTCTGAAGAAGACCAGGAAGCAACTGCCGTAAGCGTCAACCGCGAAGCGGCTAAGGAGATAGCCCGCCAGCTTCGATTGCGCGACATGGGTGGCATTATTGTTATTGATTTCATCGACATGAAGAAAGCAGAGAATAAAAAGCTGCTGCAGGACATCATGCGCGATGAGATGAAACCCGAGCGATCGAAGTTTACGATCCTTCCTTTAACGAAGTTTGGCCTCATGCAGATTACGCGCCAGCGTGTCCGGCCTGAGATGAATATTGTTACCAGAGAAGTTTGCCCAACTTGCGGAGGCACGGGCACCATTCAAGCCAGTGTTCTAGTAACCGACGTCATTGAAAACAATCTTGATTATATACTGACCAAGCAAAATGAGCGTGGCATTTCGATCTCAATGAATCCCTTTCTTTATGCTTATTACACAAAAGGAATCTACTCGAAGCAGGTTCAGTGGTATATGAAGTATAAAGTATGGGTGAAATTGGTCAAGGACACCTCACTTGGTATTGTGAATTTCAAATTTTTCAACAAGTCGGGAGAGGAAATCGAAGTAGGTACAAATGGGTAG
- a CDS encoding LytTR family DNA-binding domain-containing protein gives MKEIRLTRGFLNKPTNSVIILFSIIVLIEAISWSIGYDIKAHKVEKAGGYFYYVGVFLVKFLIPELFTLFITISLVNRFHKWFNMEIVENTWKEIGRYELRFLPVLALAFWLFDPVTQTIRFLLEQYPTYSFSNYWKSYIVDTYTWHVYFMYFFPVLLIGYTALNISLLQDFLHQRREAQEIAEAEAAKAAQEALALSATFLPKPIVPSSFLTYLKGKNLLGELDFPVNDVYYFTIEERFYYAELAKGRYMISKTLNELEAELDPTQFFRIKRDYIVNRQAVLNYAYWENGKYIVRVNTPEGHDIIVPRARMQEFREWLQSGQGPFATSDSFMLAT, from the coding sequence ATGAAGGAAATTCGACTAACACGGGGCTTCCTAAATAAACCGACCAACAGTGTTATCATACTGTTCAGTATTATCGTGCTTATTGAGGCTATTTCGTGGTCTATCGGTTATGATATAAAAGCACATAAGGTGGAAAAAGCCGGCGGCTATTTCTACTATGTAGGCGTATTTCTGGTTAAGTTCCTAATTCCGGAATTATTCACCTTGTTTATTACTATATCGCTTGTCAATCGTTTCCATAAGTGGTTTAATATGGAAATCGTCGAAAACACCTGGAAAGAAATAGGCCGTTATGAGCTACGTTTCCTACCAGTTTTGGCCTTAGCCTTTTGGCTGTTTGATCCGGTTACACAGACCATTCGTTTTTTATTAGAACAGTACCCTACTTATTCCTTCAGCAATTACTGGAAATCGTATATAGTCGATACGTATACATGGCATGTCTACTTCATGTATTTCTTCCCAGTACTTTTGATTGGTTACACAGCTCTTAACATTTCTCTTCTCCAGGACTTCTTGCACCAACGCCGGGAAGCCCAAGAGATCGCTGAGGCAGAAGCTGCCAAAGCTGCTCAGGAAGCATTAGCGCTATCCGCAACATTTCTGCCAAAACCCATTGTACCTTCTTCTTTTCTTACCTATCTAAAAGGAAAGAACTTACTCGGCGAACTTGATTTCCCTGTAAACGACGTTTATTATTTTACCATTGAGGAGCGATTTTACTACGCTGAGTTGGCCAAAGGGAGATATATGATCAGTAAAACACTGAACGAACTGGAGGCAGAGTTAGACCCCACCCAGTTCTTCCGGATAAAACGAGACTATATTGTTAACCGGCAGGCTGTTTTAAACTATGCCTACTGGGAAAATGGGAAATATATTGTCCGCGTAAACACACCTGAAGGCCACGACATTATCGTTCCCCGCGCACGAATGCAGGAATTTAGAGAATGGCTTCAGAGTGGTCAGGGGCCGTTTGCTACGTCCGATTCATTTATGTTGGCTACCTAA
- a CDS encoding lysophospholipid acyltransferase family protein, with translation MLTAKQLYKQELENCRKHFEQVDLEKEQGYLMKFTTFSATVGNLLPDVPRNRHATMFSQLLLQQVFTTFDQECLAAGDLVKLRGAHKMLKKEAGPRIYCTYHLGSYRLLTSILFRQGVDCVLLVGSNMNRAQGDGMAEHIEGLRKKHGLTNVFRVVETGSPSAGLTVLRELKAGRSLIVYVDGSPETAPEAGDEAQFLSVRFGNRRVKTRKGVGYLSHATGIPIIPVVSYRQPDMTNVLHCLKPIRPIAQSDREIYCQEAMQQIYDAFWPFLNQYPEQWEGWNYIHSFLEPEMPKDGLSRRGGIRPAFNEERYSLCDLQQAPILFDRQLYQTYEITEDLRDLLLNLNGVESVEEVVGEEIFGELLEMEVLR, from the coding sequence ATGCTAACCGCAAAGCAACTTTATAAGCAAGAGCTGGAGAATTGCCGTAAACACTTTGAGCAGGTAGACCTCGAAAAAGAACAAGGATACCTGATGAAGTTTACAACGTTCTCAGCTACCGTTGGGAACCTCCTGCCCGATGTACCCCGCAACAGACATGCAACAATGTTCAGTCAATTATTGTTGCAGCAAGTTTTTACCACGTTTGATCAGGAATGTTTAGCTGCTGGCGATCTGGTAAAACTGCGTGGGGCGCATAAAATGCTGAAGAAGGAAGCGGGACCCCGTATTTATTGTACCTATCACCTCGGTTCTTACCGTCTACTGACCAGCATACTGTTTAGGCAGGGAGTAGATTGTGTATTGCTGGTGGGTAGTAACATGAATCGGGCCCAGGGCGATGGCATGGCAGAACATATTGAAGGATTACGCAAAAAACATGGGTTAACGAATGTTTTTCGCGTAGTTGAAACAGGAAGTCCCTCAGCTGGACTGACGGTTCTGCGGGAGTTGAAAGCCGGACGATCATTGATCGTATATGTGGATGGTAGCCCGGAAACGGCACCTGAAGCGGGTGACGAAGCGCAGTTTCTGTCCGTGCGATTCGGAAATCGTCGGGTTAAAACCCGCAAAGGGGTTGGTTATCTCTCGCATGCAACAGGTATTCCCATTATACCCGTCGTGAGCTATCGACAGCCCGACATGACCAATGTTTTACATTGCCTGAAACCAATTCGACCCATTGCGCAAAGTGATCGGGAGATCTATTGTCAGGAAGCTATGCAGCAGATTTATGATGCTTTTTGGCCATTCCTGAATCAATATCCCGAACAGTGGGAAGGTTGGAATTATATACATTCATTCTTAGAGCCTGAAATGCCTAAAGACGGGCTTTCTCGACGGGGAGGCATTCGGCCTGCCTTTAATGAAGAGCGATATTCACTGTGTGATCTTCAACAGGCACCGATCCTTTTTGATCGACAGCTCTACCAAACGTATGAGATAACTGAAGACTTGCGTGATTTATTACTCAACCTAAATGGAGTTGAGTCGGTAGAAGAAGTTGTAGGAGAGGAAATTTTCGGAGAGTTACTGGAAATGGAAGTGCTTCGTTAA
- a CDS encoding HU family DNA-binding protein codes for MTKADVIAEISDKTGIDKAEVTNTLETFFSVVKDSLAEGENIYVRGFGSFINKKRAKKVARNISKNTAMVIDEHFIPSFKPAKVFVEQVKTSDKAKVTAE; via the coding sequence GTGACGAAAGCAGATGTAATTGCCGAGATCTCCGATAAGACCGGAATTGACAAGGCAGAAGTGACAAACACGCTGGAAACTTTCTTTTCAGTAGTTAAGGACTCGCTGGCCGAGGGAGAGAACATTTATGTGAGAGGGTTCGGCAGCTTCATCAACAAGAAAAGAGCCAAGAAAGTAGCCCGGAATATCTCAAAGAATACTGCTATGGTAATTGATGAGCATTTTATTCCCAGCTTTAAACCCGCCAAAGTATTTGTTGAGCAGGTGAAAACCAGCGACAAAGCCAAAGTAACGGCGGAGTAA
- a CDS encoding tetratricopeptide repeat protein, whose amino-acid sequence MNKSVLFVILLAAALTVGLYTRPKVVVRNEDKQIATATSGGHAMQAPNTVQAGTNSPNEQSTRNGADASAIHEKPVSPAQRKQIETLETAFASASPAQKEAVGLKLINLFREATRYDSAAHYAELVALAQPNERTLVRAGDEYFEAYTFAVDDKKTAILGQKTRQFYQQALAKNPNLLSAKANMAMTYVNTDTPMQGIMLLREVLKQEPTNELALFNLGLLSMRSNQYERAIERFRQILVNNPTSRKAQFYLGVSLAEAGQKAEARQVLAQVKKQEKDPQILAAVREYEERLSH is encoded by the coding sequence ATGAACAAATCTGTGTTGTTTGTTATTCTGCTGGCTGCAGCTCTAACGGTTGGGTTATATACCCGCCCGAAAGTGGTCGTACGCAATGAAGATAAACAGATTGCTACAGCAACCTCTGGAGGTCATGCAATGCAAGCGCCCAACACTGTTCAAGCAGGAACGAATTCTCCCAACGAACAATCGACCAGAAACGGGGCCGACGCGTCGGCAATCCACGAGAAGCCTGTATCGCCAGCGCAACGGAAGCAGATAGAAACACTGGAAACAGCGTTTGCCTCCGCTAGCCCGGCACAGAAAGAAGCGGTTGGCCTGAAGCTGATCAACCTGTTCCGTGAAGCCACCCGCTATGATAGCGCTGCGCATTATGCGGAACTGGTTGCCTTAGCCCAGCCCAATGAGCGAACGCTGGTACGGGCTGGCGATGAGTATTTCGAAGCGTATACATTTGCCGTAGACGATAAGAAAACAGCCATTTTGGGTCAGAAGACCCGGCAGTTTTACCAACAGGCGCTGGCTAAAAACCCGAATCTGCTGTCGGCCAAGGCAAATATGGCCATGACCTATGTAAATACCGATACGCCAATGCAGGGCATTATGCTGCTACGCGAGGTATTAAAACAGGAACCAACAAATGAATTAGCCCTGTTTAACCTGGGTCTGCTATCTATGCGGTCGAACCAGTACGAACGGGCAATTGAGCGATTCCGGCAAATTTTGGTGAATAACCCAACAAGCCGAAAAGCGCAGTTTTATCTAGGCGTTAGTTTAGCCGAGGCCGGTCAGAAAGCCGAGGCCAGACAAGTGCTCGCTCAGGTAAAGAAGCAGGAGAAAGACCCGCAGATTCTAGCCGCTGTACGCGAGTACGAAGAGCGACTATCCCATTGA